The nucleotide window TTTTCTTCCAGGAGGCTGCAAAACGTTTGGAGCAAACTGCAGGTAAGAGAGAAAGAATAAATGTGCTCATTTGTCACAAATGCATAATCTATTCCTTACCTTTTTCAACCGTTCAGGTGAGGAAGCAGAGTATGCACCACTTCCTACTGGACCAGGTGCGGCAGCaaacaaaataatcctctcatcaGATGAAGCGGTAAACATCTAATGATCATATATATACTCAGCTGCATTCTTTTGAAACTGTAGTTATAAGGATTTTAATCTAGAAAGTTTCCACTGTTTCAGCCATCACTTATAAAGAACATTCACTGGAAGGAGGTTGGTCTTCTTTCATTTGTGTGGGTGGCATTCCTTGTTCTTCAGGTCACAAAGGTCAGGATTTCAGCAGAAAGTTACATTCTAAAATTTAGACGTTGACATCGGCCTCGTCTAATATTCAGTGGATATTGTGTAAATTTGTATCATTTGTCTCCAATAGTTTCCAGTTTCCTTGGGCCTTCTCAACAGGAATATTTTAACACCTATGTTGTTTCCTTTCATGTTTTCAGAATTACACTGCTACTTGCTCCCCATGGTACTGGGTCTTGAACCTTCTCCAGGTATgaaatgttagaatataaaaGAATAGTGTGGTTACAAATCTACAGTATTGGCCACACACCCATGTATCGAACACAGCATGATTAAATCTTTCTGCTGGTTGGACATAGGTTCCAGTGTCAGTAGGAGTGACACTGTATGAAGGATTTGGGCTGATGAGTGGGAAGAGGGTGTTATCATCAAAGGGAAGTGAACAAACTACCATGAAATTTCATCAGGTAGTTGTATACGGTCTATTCGGTATAGCTGCAGGACTAGTCGGTGGACTCCTAGGTCTCGGAGGTGGCTTCATTATGGGGCCACTGTTCTTGGAGCTTGGCATCCCTCCCCAGGTACACTGCTTTCCCTACTCCTGTTTTAATGTCTGCTCAAATCATGCATTGACACTGAAACACCTCCATATCTAATTCTATGATAGGTTTCAAGTGCTACGGCTACCTTTGCAATGATGTTCTCATCTTCCATGTCAGTTGTCGAATACTACCTCTTGAACCGGTTTCCAGTGCCTTATGGTATAAGCTGTTTCTTCCACGTTCATGCAATTTTTCTCTTCTAATAACAGTGATACACATATTTGACTTGATTCCTTGGCCTTTTCTTCAGCTGTTTATTTCACCGTTGTGGCGTTTGTTGCTGCCCTCATCGGCCAGCATGTGGTGAGGAAGTTGATCAACTGGTTAGGGCGGGCATCGCTTATCATCTTCATACTGgctttcatgatcttcgccaGCGCGATTTCTCTCGGTACCATCTTCTACACTTGATTGGAATTGATCAAATCCCACTCTCTGAACCACGTTACCTAAGCAATCCTCTTTTCAACCTGTAGGTGGGGTTGGCGTCTCTAACATGGTTCACAAGATTGCACGACACGAGTACATGGGGTTTGAGAACCTTTGCAAGTACGATGCATAGGAAGCAGGAAGGTTGAAGAAGTTATGTGGTGTGCAGTTCTCTGCAAGCAGAAGTGGGATATAATTCAAGGATCAAAAGGGTTCCATGATTCGATTTTGGTGCATAGGACTGAAGAGATTCTAGCTGCAACAGCTCCGAAGGGAGGCTAGCTGCATAGGTTGGTTTCAGATGAATTTTGGAGCATGTTTTCGGTGGTCTCTAGTTTCCAGTTTAAGTCAACTAAGCCAAGTGTCATCACTTTGTATGAATTTTTTTCCTAACAAATGTAGAGATGATTTTCTGCTACGGCAGAATGTCGTCAGTGCATTTCTTTGTAGGAAATGTACATTGCACATCTTCAGATAACCATCCTATAGTCTTCTGCAATATGAGAACTTCAGAAATCTGTGTTTTTATGCTCGCTCTAAGCACAATATCACATGATAGGAACGAGGTGAGTGACTCTTATGGATTTTTCGTCTGTAGCCTACCTCAACTCGCTGCTGCTGCGGCAGCTGTTTTTTTGTAACCATGAGTGGCAGGAAGGAGAATCTGATGCTCACTTTATGTGTGCATTCAAGTTGAAAATTCTTATTAATTCCACCTGGCGAGCAATCTTGGAGCTGGATCCCTCGGCATGAATCTTCCGTCAGCATTAGAAAACTGAATAAAACCTGATGATTCAATTCTCAAACAAACCTAACCGAATGAAACCCAGTAGTGCAGCGGCTCATGTGAAATGGAATGGTGCATTTGAAATTGTAGGGATGTCCCTTCTCTGAGTAATCTGAACATGCTCCCATTTGTCTGTGCTGCAATATATCATTCAGCCTCGCCCCCAAAAAAAAAAGCCCGAGAACAATGCCTGATCTGAGAGATTTGGAGAACCTGATGCCCAACCCCAGCCTCTGTCTGTGGCCATCAGCAGCAAAGTACCTGATTCTTGATTCCACTAGGTGAGTGGtcagccccgttcgcttcgctaagtcgaaacactgttccggctgatttgtcgtgagagaaaaacactattccggctgaaaaaacaagctgaaaagtacggattataacaTACCGACACCCTCAAAGAACTCATCAGTCATCGCCCTCGAAGAGCTCTCCGGTGGCCGCTGGAGTGGCgagatgtggcagaacctcctaaattataggacccacatgcacttgtcactgtccaacgacctttgacaactatgcatatgttcctggtagcttaagaagtctgtcgggtgtcctcggggaaccccgaatcatccacgatttctgagcaggatcacattgcAGAGTCATTACATCATTTATTCAAATAttaacatcagagtaaaatagcggaagtcttacgataacttagtttacaaaccagttgtttcaaaccttacaaattaagttcgataattattacaagccatagtagtagtggagtggcattagtatcataatacaaacacacaaaataagcatgctgcccaaggatcacacattcacttatcgtcatcaacatgaacaacagtcatgcagcaaggtccaaaacagacctgctcatgaggctcaccttcaacaagggtcaacgaaccctgagtacaaaagtactcaacaagacttaactgaaataaaaactgagaagactcaggaatgcaggctcagggattcaaggtatggctttagcaatattcaaagttcttttgcgtaaaagctctttaacaaaattctttatatcaacattttatcttcgaaaagatcatatacaaagctgacatgatccgtaatgagatcatgaaacttcatatccaacactttctcaaaccttactcaagttctagttattaactacgatgatgaacagagagttgagtatccataaccgaggagcaacaatgattcgaaccgattataaatccagctagggattccagaccacacgacatatgcaggttcctgacctacatataccaacctattctcggatcctctaaaacaagaacgggtccgcgccacccgagaatacagtactccaccaatccagcccattgccacgtgggtacacgctattcccgccatctctccactcccagtgcgcgagtagccattctcgtaatagaatagccaagttaaggcttaccagagtacgtggttagtactacaaagtctcatctcacatagttcaacaacggacggaccttaatcgacacaggcggaaagaagccgctcacaagacctccatgtcttgtggctctcacacaccgagtccgcccgatctagatttattacttcacatgctcatatctcatgataacataagtaaccaaagatccatttaaaacttgcaggtgacaggtaatcatccGACTAAGCATGATTAAGCATAACTAGgtatttacgaattaaaactggtaacaaggtagatatgaaaaaacaaggttggtaatgcaccaattaggtttccacttgacttctaatcacttaatgctgtatataaaagcaaaagcgataaaatttgtaaaacacaaggtagcgttaaatgcatccggggcttgccttcgttgatggaaaagttaggttcctatgacgttcca belongs to Miscanthus floridulus cultivar M001 chromosome 4, ASM1932011v1, whole genome shotgun sequence and includes:
- the LOC136549764 gene encoding sulfite exporter TauE/SafE family protein 3-like isoform X2; amino-acid sequence: MGRKCHAAAALAIAFAAAAAAAVAADRGLSLVGAAVAPEEEMSLFRKVANLMWRSDGNSYQHVWPPMEVGWQIVLGSLIGFFGAAFGSVGGVGGGGIFVPMLTLIIGFDPKSSTAISKCTSTKAFLKGIETWKKESLIQREAAKRLEQTAGEEAEYAPLPTGPGAAANKIILSSDEAPSLIKNIHWKEVGLLSFVWVAFLVLQVTKNYTATCSPWYWVLNLLQVPVSVGVTLYEGFGLMSGKRVLSSKGSEQTTMKFHQVVVYGLFGIAAGLVGGLLGLGGGFIMGPLFLELGIPPQVSSATATFAMMFSSSMSVVEYYLLNRFPVPYAVYFTVVAFVAALIGQHVVRKLINWLGRASLIIFILAFMIFASAISLGGVGVSNMVHKIARHEYMGFENLCKYDA
- the LOC136549764 gene encoding sulfite exporter TauE/SafE family protein 3-like isoform X1, yielding MGRKCHAAAALAIAFAAAAAAAVAADRGLSLVGAAVAPEEEMSLFRKVANLMWRSDGNSYQHVWPPMEVGWQIVLGSLIGFFGAAFGSVGGVGGGGIFVPMLTLIIGFDPKSSTAISKCMIMGASVSTVYYNLKLKHPTLDMPVIDYDLAVLIQPMLMLGISIGVIFNVIFPDWLVTVLLIILFLGTSTKAFLKGIETWKKESLIQREAAKRLEQTAGEEAEYAPLPTGPGAAANKIILSSDEAPSLIKNIHWKEVGLLSFVWVAFLVLQVTKNYTATCSPWYWVLNLLQVPVSVGVTLYEGFGLMSGKRVLSSKGSEQTTMKFHQVVVYGLFGIAAGLVGGLLGLGGGFIMGPLFLELGIPPQVSSATATFAMMFSSSMSVVEYYLLNRFPVPYAVYFTVVAFVAALIGQHVVRKLINWLGRASLIIFILAFMIFASAISLGGVGVSNMVHKIARHEYMGFENLCKYDA